Proteins encoded in a region of the Isosphaeraceae bacterium EP7 genome:
- a CDS encoding DUF1493 family protein has translation MSTNLEARVKAFVASATMTDPERLTPETTLFGDLGTDGADGWELIEAFGKEFEVDLSRFDASKHFGPEASGNPLAMLHWFIEEFLLRRDPHEVWGLSPITIGDLIEAAERKEWLK, from the coding sequence ATGAGTACCAACCTCGAGGCAAGGGTCAAGGCCTTCGTGGCAAGCGCGACGATGACCGATCCCGAACGTCTCACCCCTGAGACCACACTCTTCGGCGATCTCGGTACGGATGGTGCGGACGGCTGGGAACTGATCGAAGCATTCGGCAAGGAGTTCGAGGTCGACCTGTCCCGGTTTGATGCGTCGAAGCACTTCGGGCCGGAAGCCAGCGGCAACCCGCTCGCGATGCTTCATTGGTTCATCGAGGAATTCCTACTTCGGAGAGACCCCCACGAGGTCTGGGGACTCTCGCCCATCACGATCGGGGATTTGATCGAGGCCGCTGAACGGAAGGAATGGCTCAAGTAG
- a CDS encoding S8 family serine peptidase, translated as MARSTRRAQAALRFRPTLDCLEVRRQMSGATSLAASVVTNSVLVRFKDTARADSIALTLNSLGATVVESYENGPKHIVLGSGVAQWYALQALIADPNVMYAEADKTFQVSGAADPSDARYSQLWGLNNANDVDINAPEAWSITTGTSATIVAVLDTGIDITHPDLASKVWVNTAEISGNGVDDENDGYVDDYNGWNFVNNTNDVRDNNGHGSHVSGTIAAASDNGVGVTGVNWKAQIMPLKILDSKGSGTDSAAIAAIYYAVAKGARVINASWGGGDYSSAMLDAIRFAGTKGVLFVAAAGNDGTNTDGSPEYPADYGASNIISVAAVDSSGNLASFSNYGANSVTLAAPGVGIVSTINGGRYSSYSGTSMATPHVAGVVSLILGLYPQDTPEQVIAIIKATVKPLASLAGKAQAPGIIDAAAALTLAGAGNTGSSITTPPTITPSDGTSVGGVLNLQVGASSDDDVRASIYASDEYLAKHGGTTAGFLTGLYSDLMGRTPDAAGLAYFTGLIAGGASRVDVARWMMGSAEALVTKVARWYQSDLGRIASLLNLKADTGVLAYAHTLIAGTAGDALVRTWILGSSEFLNRSGKTNAGYVSALYQDLLGRPADATGYAQFVGLLDSGLANRGDVAVAIMGSPEAKQAKVAAWYQQGLLRTESLATLKANAGVKGWATFLGNL; from the coding sequence ATGGCACGTTCCACCCGACGAGCCCAGGCCGCCCTGCGCTTCCGCCCAACGCTGGATTGCCTCGAAGTCCGCCGCCAGATGAGCGGGGCGACCTCCCTGGCCGCGTCGGTCGTGACCAACAGCGTGCTCGTCCGGTTCAAGGATACGGCCAGGGCCGACTCGATCGCCCTGACCCTGAACTCCCTGGGCGCCACCGTCGTCGAGTCGTACGAGAACGGGCCGAAGCACATCGTGCTGGGTTCCGGAGTGGCTCAGTGGTACGCGTTGCAGGCGCTGATCGCCGACCCGAACGTGATGTATGCCGAGGCCGACAAGACCTTCCAGGTCTCTGGCGCGGCCGACCCGAGCGACGCGAGGTACTCGCAGCTCTGGGGGCTGAATAACGCCAACGACGTGGACATCAACGCGCCCGAGGCCTGGAGCATCACCACCGGCACCTCGGCGACGATCGTGGCGGTGCTGGACACGGGCATCGACATCACGCACCCCGACCTGGCCTCGAAGGTATGGGTGAACACCGCCGAGATCAGCGGCAACGGCGTGGATGACGAGAATGACGGCTATGTCGACGACTACAATGGCTGGAACTTCGTCAACAACACCAACGACGTGCGAGACAACAACGGCCACGGCAGCCACGTCTCGGGGACTATCGCGGCGGCCTCGGACAACGGAGTCGGGGTGACGGGGGTGAACTGGAAGGCCCAGATCATGCCCCTGAAGATCCTGGACTCGAAGGGGAGCGGCACCGATAGCGCGGCGATCGCGGCCATCTACTACGCGGTGGCCAAGGGGGCCCGGGTCATCAACGCCAGCTGGGGGGGCGGGGACTATTCGTCGGCGATGCTCGACGCCATTCGCTTCGCCGGCACGAAAGGAGTCCTGTTCGTCGCGGCCGCCGGCAATGACGGAACGAATACCGACGGGTCGCCCGAATACCCTGCCGACTACGGCGCCTCGAACATCATCTCGGTGGCCGCGGTCGATAGCAGCGGCAACCTCGCCTCGTTCTCCAACTACGGGGCGAACAGCGTGACCCTGGCCGCCCCCGGCGTGGGCATCGTCAGCACGATCAACGGCGGGCGGTACTCAAGCTATTCGGGCACGTCGATGGCGACCCCGCACGTCGCGGGGGTCGTTTCCCTGATCCTGGGCCTGTACCCGCAGGACACGCCCGAGCAGGTCATCGCGATCATCAAGGCCACCGTCAAGCCGCTGGCCTCGTTGGCCGGCAAGGCGCAGGCCCCCGGGATCATCGACGCGGCCGCGGCCCTGACCCTGGCCGGCGCCGGGAACACCGGCTCCTCGATCACAACCCCGCCCACGATCACACCGTCGGACGGGACGAGCGTCGGCGGCGTCCTGAACCTCCAGGTGGGCGCGTCGAGCGACGACGACGTGCGGGCGTCGATCTACGCCTCGGACGAGTACCTGGCCAAGCACGGCGGGACGACCGCCGGATTCCTCACGGGCCTCTATTCCGACCTGATGGGCCGGACGCCCGACGCGGCGGGCCTGGCCTACTTCACGGGCCTGATCGCCGGCGGGGCCAGCCGTGTCGATGTGGCACGCTGGATGATGGGATCGGCCGAGGCCCTGGTGACGAAGGTCGCCCGCTGGTACCAATCGGACCTGGGCCGCATCGCGTCGCTGTTGAACCTGAAGGCCGACACCGGCGTGCTGGCCTATGCTCACACCCTGATCGCGGGCACCGCCGGCGACGCCCTGGTGCGGACCTGGATCCTGGGCTCGTCCGAGTTCCTGAACCGCTCAGGCAAGACCAACGCCGGCTACGTGTCCGCCCTGTACCAGGACCTCCTGGGCAGGCCCGCCGACGCGACCGGCTACGCCCAGTTCGTCGGCCTGCTCGATAGCGGCCTGGCCAACCGGGGCGACGTCGCGGTCGCCATCATGGGCTCGCCCGAGGCCAAGCAAGCCAAGGTCGCCGCCTGGTACCAGCAGGGCCTCCTCCGGACCGAGTCCCTGGCCACCCTCAAGGCCAACGCCGGCGTGAAGGGCTGGGCCACCTTCCTGGGCAACCTCTGA